Within Primulina tabacum isolate GXHZ01 chromosome 5, ASM2559414v2, whole genome shotgun sequence, the genomic segment cgtgagaccgccTCACACAACTTTTTGCCTTGACCACGGGTTGGGATGAGACTCACGAGATCCAATTATAACATTTCTCGAACGAAAAAAAAAGCTACACGAAGCTAAAAGAAATCTACGTTAACTTTCGTAGCAAAATTTCCAAATTAGGATCCGAAAATGCAAAAAAATTAAGGGAGAAGAAGTTAAATTTATCTCCACAAGATTTGTTTTATATcagtttaattttaaataattttaaagattcAAATAGTTTATTTAAGAGCAATCGAAAATAGTGATTTTAACACCGTGACGTCGAAGGCTGGGCGCTCATGGGTAGAACCCGGCGGAGGACCTGTATTGTGTTTCACTAATTGTGGAGGTTACGTTTTCTCTAGTTAATTAATAACCACTAATTTTTTAAGTTATGATACAATTGACGTTGATACTTCTATATTCCACGTTGTAGGAACGCCACGCTTGTCGTCGttttactaaaaaaatataCTTGGTGTTAATATTATAccttaaatcttttaaattacaAGTGTCACGTTTTGATTGTTTTATCTAGTatgaacaattattgcacccagcAATCTCTCTCACGATAATTACACTTCTTGCAATCAATGTGACATTAACTCTTATATCAATTGTTAGACTGAATGcttgtcgttttaccaaaatTTATAGTTGATTAtaattgtgcaactcaaattttttaaactgtATAGCATCTCAAACACTATGTTTTGATTATTCTATATGAACAATTATTACACTCAACCTATATTTATTAAAGTAATcgttattatttatttagaagtTTGCTGAATCAccttctttatttatttaacacTGCTTTCAGAATATAATTTTATGCATCTATACTTTGTTATATTGCATAAAACCTCAGTGTAACTATCTTGGTCATTTTAATGGATGGACAAAACTACGTTTTCTTTTATCCAATAAAAGTTATTATAACAAagtaaattacaaaaaaaactaTATGATTTGTAAATAATAATCAATAacgtaaatatttttaaaaattaattacgTTAAAAATATGTGCACGCTAATTATCGTGTGCGTTCATAACTAgcgtaaataattttttttaaaaaaaaatcgaactCAATTTCGGGCTTATTCGGACTCAGTTTCATTTAGTTTAATCTTTCTATTGTTTTACCCTCTTGCTTTACTCCATGATCACATTTTTCAAACTTTTTTTGCTTTCATTTTATAGGATTCATTATCGACTTAAGTTACTTAAAGGGGCCACTTTTGTGTAGTCTAAATGATATTTAACTTCTATATTTGACAAATGTTATTAATTTTTCTTGAATCGGATCTTTCtatctcatttaatattaatcataaattcatttaaATCTCGCTCTACATTTTCTTATGCGTGtatttgatattaatattattatattttacaataataataatattatatatatatatataatattttaaaaaaatcaatatcgtttcctaaattattaaaaaaaatgagattGAATTTTGGAAATTTGGTAGAGAAAGTAGAGACGGCATGTGGGTTGTCATAGCTTTTGAATAAATTACGTATGGGAAATGAATGCGAATTACCGTTCAAGTATGAAGCCACTTTAGTGATGCTGGAACCAAAATAAGCAACCTCAACATGCCTTATTTCCTAACCAATTGACATATTAGAGGTTCCGCCACACCCACACTTTCCCCTAGATCATCTCACTTTTTAAAAAActcaaatatatttatatatatatatatatatatatatattaaataaataaatactagTATCCAGACGCATGCGATACAatcttttatattttgaattttgtttgGAGTTTAATCTATTTTTTggtaattaatttgatttataataaaataagagaaatatcataattataaaaattgatAATCGATTATGTTGCAATTTGATATGGGGTCAAATTACAATAAGATGAAGGTCATACCGACCCTCCAAAGATAGTTACTATGATCgagatatttttaataatatagtaagagatatatatgtataaatatatatatacacaaaaaaTCTTATGAAATGTTATCACATGTTAATTTTGTGCGACATATCTTCAAATGACCCgattcataaaaattattatttttatgttaaaaatattattttaattgaatataTAGATTAGATCATCCAGTCTCACAAATATAGATCCGTGAcatcgtttcacaagagacatacttaTATATAAATGAGTTTTTAATACGGATCGAGTCGATCCATTTAAAGCATAGATTAACTCTGGTTTattgtaatttttatttaattatattaatatttatgtaatgctaaagaaaaaaatatttattatccaactgttaggtgcaataattgtctatATAGGATAGAACAATCGAAAAACGATGCTTGAGATATTGTAcgcttttaaaatatttgagttgcatagTTACCATCAGCTATAACTTTTCGTAAAGCGACAAAcgttcggtcctacaattgatatcaTAACCAAAGGTCACATGTTCGATTCTCATTCATTGCAAGaagtgcaattattgagagAGATTGTTTGGTACAATAATTGTTACTATTATACAGAGCAATCGAAATGTGATGTTTGAGTTGCTGTGtggtttaaaaaatttaagttgCATCGTTACCACCACCTATAATTGTTAGTAAAACGACAAATAATCGATCCTACACCAACTTATTCTCCCCCCAAATTATATAGAAATATAATTTGGCCTACATGATCAGTTATCTATATAATATATTCAccgaatatttttttttcttcaagaaaacgcACTTACACTTCAAGAGTAGTATAGTTCTTCCAGAGCTATTGGttgtaataaaatattatatataatcaaattttgattcaaagatgtatacatacatacatattattttttatcactatataaaaatactttaaatattttatcaaatatATTAAAGTTTAGAGTAGGTATCTATGTTTCTCtatcaatttatttctaacATAGATTGGTTTAGAATAACCTcattttttgctttttttttttcagataaATGTAGAAAAACTCTTTTTTCAAATCttactcttttttttatttccCTAAAGTAATATATAGAAGCTACGAAGTTTACAATAAATAAAGCACtgcatttaaactttaaaattcaaaatatgttaaaagatatataaaaaaattaatatttaatgtaCACATCACGTgtgtcataatatatatatatatatatatatatatatatatatatatatatatatatatatatactatggCTACTAAGCCATAGAGATAGATAATtacttaataatatatatatatatatatatatatattattaagtaATTATCTATCTCTATGGCTTAGTAGCCATTGAATTATTGTTTAAGCAAATTTATGACTGAAACTACAATACAACAATATTTCGGATGGCCACTTTATCTTCTTCGACCATTCATTAATTAAACTCACCAATTAGTTTCCAAAATTAGTTGAAAATTAAATGTAGCATTTCAATATATGCCAATCAATTAAGTCTCCAAGGCTGCAAATTGATTAAAATAATAGTTGGTAACATCTAAGCTTTTATTTGAAATAtcagagatatttttatgtgaaaaaataatattttaatcccTATACTATActttaaaaaaagaagaaaaaaaaggtATACGAGTCTCGGTATAATAAATTTTGCGAACAATTCAATCTTAGGCATGATCAATTCAATTATAATCAATCATTTGGGAAATCATAAAAACATatgtataattaaatatttataataatacttaatactaattaattaaacaataattataaaatataattatattatttgacATTAAAGTAAAACGAACACCTGCAtgaaaaaccaaacaaacatctCACTTATCTCAAAACTAGTTAAAAATTTCTAAGTCTCCCAAGATCAAGAACCTTAATCTCATATTATATTTGTTTCTTAAGTTCCAATAAACCCTATCTAAAACTAGATTAACCACTTTAATCCTATAATTAAGATTAGACTAGACATGACAAATTATCCTTtgtaaatttaatttcaagaacATGAAGGCATGTCGGCCCAGTATGCAGCACTCATCATAACTGGATTATAGTCATCCACATTTAAAGCATAGCTGCATTCTGGAATTTGGTTAATGTTACCACGGGACTTATCGGAACTCGGAATCGATGTGCTCTCGACAGTTTCTTCCCCGGAAATTTCTGTGTAGGCTGTGGAGACTTGCTTCTTAGCCACTTGATCCTTTAGCATTGCCCTCAGGGAGAAGACCTTGAtacaaaatttcaaatattgtgCAAAATTAGTTAATTACGAATAATTTGTGCATACATGGTGTAAATGGAAAGTAGTTAATTTCTAATAATTTATTCATGTATATTGAATATTTGGCGTAAATTATTAATGTATATGCCTTATTATATAATGAAGGAAGTGAAATATGAGAGAAAAGTAGGACAAGAATTTAAACCacaaagagaaaaatttatttttaggaTAAATTAGAGTTTTGAAGTGAAGATCAACCAAATGGACACATGTAATGAATTCGATGACAACCCACTTTTTATTTTATCGATTCTAAAgagaaattataaaaatatacaatttttgttaaaaaatatatttttgtgcTATTTTCAAGAATTTCAGGAGCACGAGATTAAAAAAGCGCATACATTTTGATACTTTTCTTAGCATACTTGtgtgaaatttaattaattaattacctCTTGTTGAAGCTTTTGTTTCTCCCCGGTAAGATTATCGAATTCTTGTTTAAGCGAATCGTACAGTCGCTCGAGCTGCTTGCCCTTCCAGCGAGCCCTTCTGTTCTGGAACCACACAGCAATTTGTCGAGGTTGCAGACCCAGTTCCTTAGCCAGCTTCATTTTCCTGTCGGGGTCCAACTTAATCTCTTCCTGGAAACTATTCTCGAGCGAATCCAACTGGTCCGTGCTCAATCTTCTCTTCTTCAGATCTTGCCCGTAGTTACTGTTGACGTTGCTCTTATTGTCTATCAATTCCGGAAGCATCGCATGTTGTGTTGCCTGCATCGACTGCTGCTTCATTTCTAGACCTAAAAAGATTCGAAAATAGGATATTTGTTACAGAAACATATGGAGGCCACAGCCCTTGCTAGCTTCATTAATTTCACAGAACTCTTTATGTCATTGATGAAAGACAAACCCTTTTTCACACTCCTTAAAGGTCTCAGTTTCTCAAATGAAACaagttaaattttttaaatctgatttttctgaaaatactaATTTATTCTTTCTAAACCTTTTGAGTTGTTCCCTGTGGAATCCATCTCACCCCCCTTAAGTACTCCTCATGCAAGAACACATAAAGACAATACAAAATGCTGCATATGTAACTTATTTTGATAAGTCAAATCTGAAACAACAAACCTGCAGGATAATGATCGCAGTTGTAGCTGTAGAGGAAGCTGAAAGAGCTCGGATCAGGTACTCGAGGAACGAAAGGCACCCGAAAATTTCCATTCCAATCCATTTCCAAACCTTTTTTCAATACCAACAACAAAACCTAGCTTTTTTCTACAAAATATGTCAACTTTTGGACCAGTAATATTGCAGACAAAGAAGAAGGATAAAATTTTAGTATCCTTTAGTGAGACAAATTGAGAATAAGAAGACGCGAGTGAATATGCTTTGGGAGGGACCAAGACAGAAACATGAGAATGCTTCACATACGCAAAAGAAAGAAAGGGAAAAGGCTTTTTGTAAGGGCGCATTGCCTCTAACTTTGATGCAACTAATATATACTGGCAGTGCTGTGTATTCTCAGTATGTGTGAGAGATTAAGAGAATTATAAGTTTTActttagaaataaattaaagtgacgtttttaattattttaaatgattttttaaaaaataataataatttatatttattttagaaaTATTAGTTTTTTTGTCTATTATTTATAGAAATTTCTTTCTCTAGCTATATCGACTTTTGTAATCCTTGTTTTGTATCtatattaagaaaaaaaattaaatatttcacGTGGTTGGACTATATAAATTTTTGGTCATTCAATTGACTAATTAAAATTTGATCTTGATACATTAAATTGGCTTTTTTTTCTCCACACTTATTCTGATTTTCAGCAATTCAACAATATCCGATGTTGTTTCAGCATCATTTTACTCTTTGTTACTATTCCGacaaaaatcaaattaattgtgaaaaaataatatattatactaataacaaattttaaataattaggggattaaaataaaggaatagtttttttttttaatatatattgattAGTATGTCACCGGCCATCACTTTTCGTATATTAtggatataaaaatatataattactcTCTCAACTTCCACTTATCTTGCATCAATGCTCAGTATTTTTTTTACTGGTAATCTAGTATCACTTTTATTGACAAAGAGTGATCATTGATACAATATTAACAAACCAAGAAAGAAAAACATCGTTCACCCAACAGAAAGGtgtcactacaagaaatttcagaatcaacaacacacatacgacaacggttttaactaaaatcgttgttaaaattttttaacaacggttttagttaaaaccgttgtcgtatatcattttttaagcaaaagacaacgattttggTTTtaggggtcaaagacaacggtttttaggatcaatgacaacggttttgtaaaactgttgtctttgaaCATTTAAGACAACGGTTTCatgaaccgttgtctattagtgTGTTTTTTTGAACATTCAACAACGGTTTCAGAAAATCGTTGTCGATTAGCCTCAAACACAACGGTATTAGCGATGGTTTTCTTAAACACGTCGCTAATATTAGTGACAGTTATAGATAAATCGTcgataatttcaaaaattagttACCGCCTAAAATtccctccattttcttccaccaaATAAGCGACACTTTAAGCATAacatcgtcgctaattttagcgacggttgtaataaaactgtcgctaatttcaaaaatttgatccCGCCTAAAATtccctccattttcttccaccactctctataaataccagcaAATTCgctacattttcttccacttCATTTCACAACActaaaaatttttctcacttacacgattttacaacttcacaacacttaaaatttttatctcttacacgattttatcatttcaaaacaattaaaatttttatcttttacacgattttatcacttcatgaaacttaaatttttttatatcttacacgattgtaccaattcacaacacagatttattaaattattaatttttttttattttacgtaaaatattagcgacggaaatcATATATAAACCGTCACtacatagcgacggttttgaaatgccgtcgctacatttagcgacgTTTAataataaaccgtcgctaagtttaGCGACGGTGTAGCAAACCGTCGCCAAATAGAGACGGTTTATATATGCATTCCATCGCAAATATCATTTGCGACGGTTGTTGCTAATTGTAGCTACGACAATGATTTTTTTTGAGCGAACCATTTAACAACAGTtgctttaacaacagttttaaaatggctacgacaacggttttgtcGTAtggcatttttcttgtagtgcctAGGAgatgaaataataaattttgttattgaGTAAACAACTAGATTTGCCGAGCGCTAATATGCTTGAATTCGACTATCATCAGCGCTCATGACTGCATGCACGGCCACATGTGAGTCAGAAAAAACCTGAACACGGTGAAATCCTCTCTCATGAACCATCTGTACCCATAGCTTAAGAGCCATAAGTTCTGCGTACACCACAGAGAATGGTTCAAGTATCATTTGACCAAACGCCAGCACTAGGTTCCTTTCTTGATTTCAGATTACACCAACACCACCATAAACATTTAGTTTATCATTAAGGGCCGCATCCACATCAAGCCGGAGGTGACCAATTTGTGGTGGCTTACAGTTACAGATCCTAGGCGAGCCAGTTGCAGTCCCATGTTTATCGATTTGAACATCACTCAGGGCTGCCGATACTCCTCAATATATCGGTCATCCCATTGCTTTGGCAAAGAATTGTGATTATCCTCGGCGCAGTGTATGACTTGAAGCCAACTATTCCAAGCACACCAGGTCCGGCAAGCAAATCTTTCGAACTCAGTTTTGCTTATCTGGTTCATCATCCATAGGCAAATATCCGTAGTAGAACGCTCTCGAACTTGTTTTAGCAGTTTCTTGAACAGCTAGCACTTCCAAAAACCCTGAATTACTGGAAAGAAGAATAAAGCGTGGCTCGTAGTGCACTCGATAACTGACGCATATAAACTGTAACTATTTGGTCCTCTAACTCATCTGCTGCATTGACAACGTTTTTGCTTTCTCACGCCTCTTCCTCCATATTTGAAATTATAGAATTTGAGTCGAACTCAAATATGTTCAATTTTTTTGTGAGCCGAATTCGAAtcatattattttgtttattaatataatatatattaaatcatgCTTAGCCGATTACTTATACTTCAATCTTGTATTACTTTTTAAAGAATTATATACTCCCTAAGCGAAatattctttttttctttcGTCTGTGTTATGATATTTATCCAACGGTATAAAAGGACTGTATTTTgtcctaattttttttaaaaaaacatattacttTATCTATTTCATACAAATTCTTGGAAGAGGATTACCACAAGAATTAGGATATTTTCCTAAATTCGACAGTAAGAAAAAAAATGTGCCGAGACAAGGAGGACAAAATTTATATTAGGGTTTAAGCACTTTCAATGACTTTTAATGATATGTTACGATGCATGcttaaaggaaaaaaatatgaGACAAGTTAGGTCTTTTTTTCATGCTCCGGGATTAGGGCTGCGCGACCACATATAGCAACCACTTCATATTTATTATCGTTTTACGAAATGATTAATCTGAGTTGCATAGAAGGTAATTATAGCTCATTATAAACTTCTAATTTTATTGGTGTGGAATGGGGTATCACACCTTTTGAATTTTCTTTACTATACTATTAAAAATAACACATCTAGGACTTCTCTCAATCTAAGTATAACTTCAtccaattttcaaaatatatcagATTGCACTCCTTCAACAAAATATTTGCATGAATCTGTTAATTAAGTGCAAATTATGAAGTATTCTTGAACAAATCTTAGATGTCAAGCATTTGGGcagatcaaataaataatacaaacgTAAATTTCGTACTTCAAATAACCCTTTTTTGGAAGAAAGAATTGTTTCTACATATTTTGTCAATATTTGTGATAAGATCTTTAAATTTTTCGGGGcgattataaaatttgaggaaaaCCAACCACTAATTAATCCAAATTCAACCACGAGGTACAAACTTCCCTAGATAATTAAGCAATGCGTGTATAATAAATAttgtaaattattatatttaaatgttggAATAGATAGGACTTAGTATAGTGATTAAGAGGCGTGTGGGAGGCGCCGATGCCTACTTTGTTCTTCAAATTTAGCCACTTTAATTTTCATAGAGGGGGCATCTCATCGTCCGTACAACCCCACATTTATAATtgtgaaattaaaatttatattttatttgcaattttcagAGTGAAAAGTGTATATTTAGCATAAAGATTAAAGGGTATTATTTACAACTTAATAACACGAGCACAAAAACTTCAGTGAGATCGTCTCTCAACTGACAAAtgaaaacatatattttttttgtcaaaatattatttttcactctAAATATAGACGGGTCAATCAGTtccatgaaataaacatgtgagatcgtctcacagtAGACATACTCTAACATGTGAAGCGAGAGGATTTTTGGCACTGtcttcttttcatttttttgatCTAATTAACCTtactttttttaataaaaaaaaatccattGATATATTAAAGGAGAAAATATTATtacttatttttaaaacttatttaaaataaaataacctGTTTTCCATTCATTTTTAATAGATACGTAttttagtaataattttttctttattttagtaTGAGCcgaacatatatatatcatggcATATAAACGTTATCCACTATTTGAAACGCAAAATgtgttatatttatattatattggcagaaaaacatgcaaaatttgaaaaaaaattattggttGATTCATTTGATaaagtattaaaaaaaatatcgtgTTTGCCTTGAAATATTTAATCTTGTCGATTAGACGATTACCCAAAATAAAGACATTGAAGTTTCCATCTCTAGCTGTAGCAgtgaactaaaaattaaatttcaatttATGCAAGTTTTTAATGATTGGAATTTCTTGATAAATGCCTATAAATGTCCATAAATAAGATAAAGAGTACTCGCTATTGAGGAAAGTTCTATCTAACCAAATATagataaaatcaatttaaaaaacCGACAACGATTTTAATCTATTAAAGCGGAGAAGTAAATACAATTAATTAGACCTTGTTTTGTAAATTAAATTTGTGGCTCACCTAAAATTCCCAATGTCTCAATATTTAGGTGGGTGTATTCGTTGCAATATTTTCTGATTTCTTTTAAATAACAGACTTTTGTGGAGTTTATAGATTTTTACTGACTTTTGCATAATCTCAAAATTTATAAAGATTTTCACAGAATCTTGTAGATCCATTTTTGTATGccttttattgatatttgtaaaCTTTTTTTATAGAACCCTAtggattttgtaatttattattatgattttttaaaatttatttgaacaACGTGAATAATTTttacttatttcaaatatttctctctttcaatataatatttgttatatatttattttacgaaAGACAAAAAATAAGTCATTATTGCAATTAAACTTAAATTATTCAAGTCAATTCaatatgtttatttaaataattaatattttaaaaaaacacataataataattttcgatattaataaataaccaaactgaaaataatttcattcattttaaataaattttgtataaaaaatatatcaattttgtttttgacattatatcaaacaaaaataataaacaagACAATTATTTGTACctgaaaatatataataagtatGCAAGAATTTTGATCAATATAtagattaattaaaattatagaaaataattaaacatcaaatgttatataataattaataaaaaaatttaaattttaataattaaaaataattatcattttcaatttatagattaataaaatattataattttttttgttatgtattgtaatactttttttatttttttaataaatctaattttaaattttaagagGTTTTGTGACTGAAACTCAAAAAATAACATGAACAATgctaataattttgattttaactattgttaacaataaaaaaaaatatgtttttaaaaagtacatataaaaggaaaaatatttgcatgagaaaagaatgaaaattaGTGTTTGTATTAAGTACGTGAGTTTGAGagatttttcaattaaatgtaCATCAAAATTTTTAGGCTGAATCAAAAACTTTCTTGACATTTTTTTTGTGTTACCTTAGGCTTTAATTCTTATACTTAATAGAATTTCatggaattattaaaattctaTTGACATTTTGGATACATGTGGACTTTTGTaatgtttttaaaagtcaagtttgaatttcacgtaactttttaaaattctacaattaCATTGAATACCATTAAACTTTTATAGATTATATAAAAGTCTAGATTAAATACTTTTGATTTTTAAACCCATAAAAATCATTACAAATTTAGAACCAATACACCCCCTTTATCTATGTTTATACTTCTATTACCGCTCATGATTTTTATCTCGTGAATTTTTATGAACATCTATATAATTTAACACAAAAACTTTTATGCGATAGTCTCGCcgaatcaattttgtgagacagatatcctATTTAGGTAgctcatgaaaaaatatgatttttatgtcgaaagtattttttattatcataaatatGGGACTAGTTGGcccgtgtgtgtgtgtgtgtaaatatatatatatatatatgcatttgATAAAAATGTAATTGGACACAATTGTTTTATGTTTAGTTACGTCGTCGCAAAATGAACTTTTTTGCATGTGTTACTAATTTATCGCACAAATTTGCGACACTAAGTTATTGAATCACTTCTATCACATCCAATAGGTGAGTAACACATCATCGGTGTTCATATAAGTGTACAAGGTGTGTGTGGAACATATCAAAactcatatatatacatatacatgtatctAAAGTGTCTGTGTTGTAAATGTGCAGCGTAATTTAGAAATATCTTACACGTACAATACTCTATATCACTGTGAGTTATCCCATCCATAAATCAAAGCAAAATTAAAAATGTAACCGTTGCACGGTGCACACATAATGTGCATTAAAGAATGGTGGAAACTGA encodes:
- the LOC142544718 gene encoding putative homeobox-leucine zipper protein ATHB-51, whose protein sequence is MDWNGNFRVPFVPRVPDPSSFSFLYSYNCDHYPAGLEMKQQSMQATQHAMLPELIDNKSNVNSNYGQDLKKRRLSTDQLDSLENSFQEEIKLDPDRKMKLAKELGLQPRQIAVWFQNRRARWKGKQLERLYDSLKQEFDNLTGEKQKLQQEVFSLRAMLKDQVAKKQVSTAYTEISGEETVESTSIPSSDKSRGNINQIPECSYALNVDDYNPVMMSAAYWADMPSCS